ATTCCCGCGGTCGTCCGCGAGGCGACGGACGTGGAGAGCCTCGAGCTGGCCCTCGTGGAGAACCTGCTTCGCGAGGACCTGAACCCCATCGAGGAGGCCGAGGCCTACCAGCGGATCCTCACGGAGTTCGGTTGGACCCAGGAGGACGTCGCGCAGCGCGTGGGCAAGGATCGCAGCACCATCGCCAACAGCCTGCGGCTGCTACGCCTGCCCGCCGTGATCCAGGACGATCTGCGCGCCGGGCGCCTCACCATGGGACACGCGCGCGCGCTGCTATCCTTGACGGATTCCGGCCAGCAGTTGAAGCTGAGGGAGGAGATTCTCGCCCACGCCTGGTCGGTGCGGGCCACCGAGGAAGGCGTGGAGAAGCGCAGGCTCGTCCCGCCGGCGGCGCGCCGGCGGTCGGCGGAGCTGGTCGCGCTCGAGGACGAGATCCAGCGCGCGCTGCTGGCCCGGGTGCGGATCCGCGGCAACGAGCGGCGCGGCCGAATCGAGATCACGTATGCATCGACCGACGAGCTGAATCGGCTCGCCGGGCTCCTGGGGGTTAGAACGTAGACAATGGCCGAGCGGATCGTGGTCGCCATGAGCGGCGGCGTGGACTCCTCCGTCGCCGCGGCGCTGCTCGTCGAGCAGGGGTACGAGGTCGTGGGCATCACGCTGCGCGTGTGGCCGTGGCAGGAGGCCGCGGGCGCGGCGGAGCGCTTCGGCAGCTGCTGTGGCACCAGCGCCACCGAGGACGCGCGCAGGGTCGCTCGCGCGCTGGGCATCCCACACTACGTGCTGGACAGCGAGGGTGAGTTCGCCCGCGCCGTCATCGACCGCTTCGTCGGCGAGTATCACCGGGGCCGGACACCGGTGCCGTGCCTGGCCTGCAACAGCGAGCTGAAGTTCGGCTCGCTGCTCCAGCGCGCGGCGGCCTGGGATGCCGCGGCCGTGGCCACCGGGCATTACGCGCGCGTGAGCCACGACGCCCAGGCCGGGCGGTTCCTGCTGTGGAAGGGGCGGGATCCGCGCAAGGACCAGAGCGACTTTCTCTGGCCGCTCAGCCAGTCGCAGCTGGCCGGCGCGCGCTTCCCCGTGGGCGACCTCACGAAGGACGAAGTTCGCGCGCACGCCCGGCGGCTGGACCTCGTCACCGCGGACAAGCCGGAGAGCCAGGAGATCTGCTTCATCCCCGACGACGACTACCGGGGCTTCCTGCGCCGGCGCGACCCGAGCCGCTTTCGGCCGGGGCCGATCGTCGACCAGGAGGGGGCCGTGGTCGGCGCCCACGGCGGCCTGGCCGACTACACGGTCGGGCAGCGCAAGGGCCTGGGACTGGCCGCGGGCCGGCGGCTCTACGTGCTCGATCTCGATGCGGAGACCAACGCCGTCACGGT
This window of the Candidatus Methylomirabilota bacterium genome carries:
- a CDS encoding ParB/RepB/Spo0J family partition protein, translated to MNRRGLGRGLDALLGATSSTATIPEGSSLMEIPIDQIDVNPRQPRKTFDPGSLDELARSLKATGMIQPVVVRRAPGGRWQLIAGERRWRAAAQAGLEQIPAVVREATDVESLELALVENLLREDLNPIEEAEAYQRILTEFGWTQEDVAQRVGKDRSTIANSLRLLRLPAVIQDDLRAGRLTMGHARALLSLTDSGQQLKLREEILAHAWSVRATEEGVEKRRLVPPAARRRSAELVALEDEIQRALLARVRIRGNERRGRIEITYASTDELNRLAGLLGVRT
- the mnmA gene encoding tRNA 2-thiouridine(34) synthase MnmA, which translates into the protein MAERIVVAMSGGVDSSVAAALLVEQGYEVVGITLRVWPWQEAAGAAERFGSCCGTSATEDARRVARALGIPHYVLDSEGEFARAVIDRFVGEYHRGRTPVPCLACNSELKFGSLLQRAAAWDAAAVATGHYARVSHDAQAGRFLLWKGRDPRKDQSDFLWPLSQSQLAGARFPVGDLTKDEVRAHARRLDLVTADKPESQEICFIPDDDYRGFLRRRDPSRFRPGPIVDQEGAVVGAHGGLADYTVGQRKGLGLAAGRRLYVLDLDAETNAVTVGPAEGLERTRLVAESVNFIACEPPAAPMSVEAKIRHSQSAAPATVRALGDGTAEVIFDAPQRAVTPGQSVVWYRADLVIGGGIIARAAARA